The Candidatus Hydrogenedentota bacterium genome includes a window with the following:
- a CDS encoding MGMT family protein, which translates to MKKPGKRSSKAKREAAPRQLPQSFYDAVYRLVRDIPRGRVMTYGQIAAVLGVPRAARAVGFAMRMSTNRRVPWQRVVNHRGGISARGEVDRPVLQRVMLEKEGVKFNAAECCDLRVYRWEPTDPEQYVYADNPDLPF; encoded by the coding sequence GTGAAGAAACCGGGCAAGCGTTCGAGCAAAGCAAAACGCGAGGCGGCGCCGCGCCAACTCCCGCAATCGTTCTACGACGCCGTGTACCGCCTCGTCCGCGACATACCGCGCGGGCGCGTGATGACGTATGGGCAGATTGCCGCGGTGTTGGGCGTTCCGCGGGCCGCGCGCGCAGTGGGGTTCGCCATGCGCATGAGTACGAACAGACGCGTCCCGTGGCAGCGCGTAGTCAACCATCGCGGCGGCATCAGCGCGCGCGGCGAAGTCGATCGGCCCGTGCTTCAGCGCGTGATGCTCGAAAAAGAAGGCGTGAAATTCAACGCCGCTGAATGCTGCGATTTGCGCGTCTACCGGTGGGAACCCACCGATCCGGAACAGTACGTCTACGCAGACAACCCCGACCTCCCGTTCTGA
- a CDS encoding AMP-binding protein produces the protein MTKHDLTWKYVYDWADTKPGAEAIVFEDEHVTYREFAGAVTANALAFLEAGVERGDRVALVAMARPEFFYTFMAANQVGAMWLGISPKFTLQEMRYIVGDCQPTVLVALRHYYDRDLGPEIEVLAREFPCIKKVLVIGEPPSGCESYGEYVSKPRPHLAAKLDARAAECAPDDNALLMYTSGSTGKPKGVVQTHRSILANVAVQIDHLYMDGEMRCLMHFPINHVAAAVEIGYACVYVGGASIMMDRFEPSETLKLVERERVTMFGQVPAMFLMQFGLPAFRETDFSSVRVYAWGGATAPQLVLDVLTKLAARHGAKLATGYGATEMCGFVTYSDPDDSYDTLLQTAGRCVPPFELRIVDEHRRDVPRGQIGEIAVRGPFMMKEYWNKPEQTAAALDPDGWYYSGDLGSLDERGYVRISSRKSEMFKTGGENVFPREIEDVLEQHPEVLMAAVIGVPHELYQEVGHAFVMPHPGKSPATDDLHAHCKENLVNFKVPKRIEVRPLLPLLPNGKVNKMALKAELQESLV, from the coding sequence ATGACCAAACACGATCTCACCTGGAAGTACGTCTACGACTGGGCGGACACAAAGCCCGGCGCGGAAGCGATTGTCTTCGAGGACGAACACGTCACCTACCGCGAGTTCGCCGGCGCCGTGACCGCAAATGCGCTCGCGTTTCTCGAAGCGGGTGTCGAGCGCGGCGATCGCGTGGCGCTTGTCGCGATGGCGCGGCCCGAGTTCTTCTACACGTTCATGGCCGCGAACCAGGTGGGCGCGATGTGGCTCGGCATTTCGCCGAAGTTCACGCTCCAGGAAATGCGCTACATCGTCGGCGACTGCCAGCCGACCGTACTCGTCGCGTTGCGGCACTACTATGACCGCGATCTGGGCCCTGAAATCGAGGTGCTCGCGCGCGAGTTCCCGTGCATCAAGAAGGTGCTCGTCATCGGCGAACCGCCCTCGGGATGCGAGAGCTATGGCGAATACGTGTCGAAGCCGCGCCCGCACCTCGCCGCGAAACTCGATGCGCGCGCCGCCGAATGCGCGCCGGACGACAACGCGCTCCTGATGTACACCTCCGGCTCGACGGGTAAACCGAAGGGCGTCGTGCAGACGCACCGCAGCATTCTCGCGAACGTCGCCGTCCAGATCGATCACCTCTATATGGACGGCGAGATGCGTTGTCTCATGCACTTCCCGATCAATCACGTCGCCGCCGCGGTCGAAATCGGCTACGCGTGCGTCTATGTCGGCGGCGCCTCAATTATGATGGATCGGTTCGAGCCGTCGGAGACGCTGAAGTTGGTCGAGCGCGAGCGCGTCACGATGTTCGGGCAAGTCCCCGCGATGTTTCTCATGCAGTTTGGATTGCCGGCATTTCGCGAGACCGATTTTTCGAGCGTGCGCGTGTACGCGTGGGGCGGTGCCACTGCCCCGCAACTCGTGCTGGACGTCTTGACCAAACTCGCCGCGCGCCATGGCGCGAAGCTCGCCACGGGCTACGGCGCGACGGAAATGTGCGGGTTCGTCACCTACTCCGATCCGGACGATTCGTACGACACGCTGCTGCAAACCGCGGGGCGCTGCGTCCCGCCGTTCGAGTTGCGCATCGTGGACGAACACCGCCGCGACGTGCCGCGGGGGCAGATCGGCGAGATTGCCGTGCGCGGCCCCTTCATGATGAAGGAGTACTGGAACAAGCCCGAGCAAACTGCCGCCGCGCTCGATCCGGACGGCTGGTACTACTCCGGCGACCTCGGGTCGTTGGACGAACGCGGATACGTCCGCATTTCGTCGCGCAAATCGGAAATGTTCAAGACAGGCGGCGAAAACGTCTTCCCGCGCGAGATCGAGGACGTGCTCGAACAGCACCCCGAAGTGCTCATGGCCGCCGTGATCGGCGTGCCGCACGAACTCTACCAGGAGGTCGGCCACGCGTTCGTTATGCCGCACCCGGGCAAGTCGCCCGCCACGGACGACCTCCACGCGCACTGCAAAGAGAATCTCGTGAATTTCAAGGTGCCCAAGCGCATCGAGGTGCGCCCGCTGCTGCCGCTGCTTCCGAACGGCAAAGTGAACAAAATGGCGCTGAAGGCCGAGCTGCAGGAATCGCTGGTATAG
- a CDS encoding GNAT family N-acetyltransferase, which produces MFTLRLAISDDTPNLRELIQRSVRGLSAGYYSEQEIESALIHIFGPDTALIDDGTYAVIEAGSVLAAAGGWSRLSTLCGGDQLKSGSESRLDPARDAARIRAFFVHPDFARRGLGRMLYTWCEGQARDAGFRRFELIATLPGEPLYSALGFEPVERYALPMSNGVDLPVVRMVRAIEGAKEEARAST; this is translated from the coding sequence ATGTTCACGCTACGCCTTGCCATATCCGACGACACGCCAAACTTGCGCGAACTGATCCAGAGATCCGTGCGCGGGTTGAGTGCGGGCTATTATTCAGAGCAGGAAATCGAGAGCGCGCTTATCCATATCTTTGGGCCCGATACCGCGTTGATCGACGACGGCACTTATGCGGTTATCGAAGCGGGCAGTGTGTTAGCGGCGGCGGGCGGATGGAGCCGCCTGAGCACCTTGTGCGGCGGGGACCAACTGAAATCGGGATCGGAATCGCGGCTTGACCCAGCCAGGGATGCGGCGCGCATCCGCGCATTTTTCGTTCACCCTGATTTTGCGCGGCGCGGCCTCGGGCGCATGCTATACACGTGGTGCGAGGGTCAGGCGCGTGATGCAGGATTCCGGCGGTTCGAACTCATCGCGACGTTGCCGGGCGAGCCGCTATACTCCGCGCTCGGGTTTGAACCGGTCGAACGCTACGCGCTGCCGATGTCCAACGGCGTTGACCTGCCCGTCGTGCGCATGGTCCGCGCGATCGAAGGCGCGAAAGAGGAGGCGAGGGCATCAACATGA
- a CDS encoding metal ABC transporter permease: MLDAFGSVTMQRALGAGVLIGFVASYFGVFVVQRRMAFLGSGLAHAAFGGVALGILASIQPIGIAIPFTVAVAVAIVWVRESTELAEDTAIGVLFAASMALGVVFVSLREGFSTDVQSYLFGSILFLDPSDVWLAAAMACATLVTVPLWGAWAYATFDRNLARTDRLRVAAYDYALAVAMAIAIVVSIKIVGILLISAFLVLPAATARLLSRSFAQMTVLSIVIGTITPAIGLYISYVTDLPSGATIILVQAGLFLLALGTRRAAQ; the protein is encoded by the coding sequence ATGCTTGACGCGTTCGGGTCCGTCACCATGCAACGAGCGCTTGGCGCCGGCGTGTTGATTGGCTTTGTCGCCAGTTATTTCGGCGTGTTCGTCGTGCAACGGCGGATGGCTTTTCTCGGCAGCGGGCTTGCCCATGCGGCGTTTGGCGGCGTCGCGTTGGGAATCCTCGCAAGCATCCAGCCCATCGGCATCGCGATCCCGTTTACGGTCGCCGTCGCCGTCGCGATCGTGTGGGTGCGCGAAAGCACGGAACTCGCGGAGGATACCGCGATAGGCGTGTTGTTTGCCGCGTCGATGGCATTGGGTGTCGTATTCGTCTCGTTGCGAGAAGGATTCAGCACGGATGTGCAGTCGTATTTGTTCGGATCGATCCTGTTCCTGGATCCCTCGGATGTTTGGCTCGCGGCGGCGATGGCATGCGCGACGCTCGTGACCGTGCCGCTGTGGGGCGCGTGGGCTTATGCGACGTTCGATCGCAATCTGGCGCGCACGGACCGGCTGCGCGTCGCCGCGTACGACTACGCGCTGGCCGTCGCAATGGCGATCGCTATCGTCGTATCGATCAAGATCGTCGGGATACTACTGATCTCTGCGTTTCTGGTATTGCCCGCGGCGACGGCGCGGCTGTTGTCACGATCGTTTGCGCAGATGACGGTCCTTTCCATCGTGATTGGAACGATCACGCCGGCGATCGGACTGTACATTTCGTATGTAACGGACCTGCCCAGTGGGGCGACGATCATCCTGGTCCAGGCCGGACTGTTCCTGCTTGCGTTGGGGACGCGGCGTGCGGCACAGTGA
- a CDS encoding response regulator encodes MDEISDQPPHNLSASLDLLSQVDELHSALEQLERESGTDAETPTADLLRHAARACQTLESGVRTFGAQIDALRGQLAAEEELRKNADERFKLAYENSPFSMAIATLSEGRFRDVNPVFLNNLGYTREEVIGKTSAELGIFPETGGRSFLVDALRKDGRADALELSARKKDGSLRRGRIYARVVTYNGEACILSLTQNVDEIHRAEQEAMRLRQFYEQLLQDLPAQIAIFDTQCRYLYISPSTVKNAQTREWLLNRTDFDYCELRGIDRSLAARRAAWINAAIAKGEIVSQEERFVSSDGEIRYYIRTFTPIFDYTGHVKHVIAYGHDITEYKHLEDQLRHAQKMEAIGRLAGGVAHDFNNLLTAMMGIAEYILPQAEESPTLAAGIAEIQSTARRAAELTRQLLAFSRRQPSKHVPVDIAQTIGAIGSMLRRIIGETVSLRMSFPQELPRFMGDPGQLEQIIMNLAVNARDAMPHGGELSILISVVSHDDDRPLEHALLRPGDHVRIVVRDTGVGMDDDTKRRVFEPFFTTKGEGKGTGLGLSTVYAIVERWGGRVYVESIEGAGTGFYIYLPAVEAPAERIEAARIVATQTQGSETVLVVEDETTVREVVSRILRHCGYTVLEAASGEEAFTLAKHYTGPIDMLVSDMVMPGMSGRELAELLETHRPGLRMLFMSGHCEDEDAEFVSELESPRFIQKPFTATELASKVRELLDVVEPQRSDI; translated from the coding sequence ATGGACGAGATTTCGGATCAACCGCCCCACAACTTATCGGCTTCACTTGACCTGCTTAGTCAAGTGGACGAACTCCATTCCGCCCTCGAACAGCTCGAACGCGAATCCGGCACCGATGCGGAAACGCCGACCGCGGACCTCCTGCGGCACGCCGCCCGTGCCTGCCAAACGCTCGAATCGGGCGTCCGCACCTTCGGCGCGCAAATCGACGCCCTCCGCGGCCAACTCGCCGCGGAGGAGGAACTGCGCAAGAACGCGGACGAGCGGTTCAAGCTCGCGTACGAGAACAGCCCGTTCAGCATGGCGATTGCGACGTTGAGCGAAGGGCGGTTCCGCGACGTCAATCCCGTTTTTCTGAACAATCTCGGCTACACGCGCGAAGAAGTCATAGGAAAGACGTCCGCCGAGTTGGGCATCTTCCCGGAAACCGGGGGGCGCAGCTTTCTCGTCGACGCGCTCCGGAAAGACGGGCGGGCCGACGCCCTCGAATTGTCCGCCCGCAAGAAAGACGGTTCGCTGCGGCGTGGCCGAATCTACGCCCGTGTCGTAACCTACAATGGCGAGGCGTGCATCCTTTCGCTCACGCAAAATGTCGACGAGATTCATCGTGCCGAACAGGAAGCCATGCGCCTGCGCCAGTTCTACGAACAGTTGCTCCAGGACCTTCCCGCGCAGATCGCCATCTTCGATACGCAATGCCGCTACCTGTACATCTCGCCCAGCACGGTAAAGAACGCACAGACGCGGGAGTGGTTGCTGAACCGGACCGACTTCGACTATTGCGAATTGCGCGGCATCGACCGGTCGCTTGCGGCGCGGCGCGCGGCGTGGATCAATGCGGCCATTGCGAAGGGCGAAATCGTCAGTCAGGAGGAGCGCTTCGTCTCGAGTGACGGCGAAATTCGTTACTACATCCGCACCTTTACGCCGATCTTCGATTACACCGGGCACGTCAAGCACGTCATCGCGTACGGTCACGACATCACCGAATACAAACACCTCGAAGACCAGTTGCGCCACGCGCAGAAGATGGAAGCGATCGGGAGGCTCGCGGGCGGCGTCGCGCATGACTTTAACAACCTGCTGACGGCGATGATGGGCATCGCGGAGTACATCCTGCCGCAAGCCGAAGAGAGCCCGACCCTGGCCGCGGGCATCGCCGAGATTCAATCCACCGCGCGGCGCGCCGCGGAACTCACACGGCAACTGCTCGCATTCAGCCGGCGCCAACCCTCCAAACACGTGCCGGTGGACATCGCACAGACCATCGGCGCGATCGGCTCGATGCTGCGCCGGATCATCGGGGAAACGGTCTCATTGCGCATGTCGTTCCCGCAAGAACTGCCGCGCTTCATGGGTGACCCGGGCCAACTCGAACAAATCATCATGAACCTCGCCGTCAACGCGCGCGATGCGATGCCGCACGGCGGCGAACTCTCGATCTTGATCTCCGTCGTTAGTCACGATGACGACCGGCCCCTCGAACATGCGCTGCTGCGTCCGGGCGACCACGTTCGCATCGTCGTGCGCGATACGGGCGTTGGCATGGACGACGACACCAAGCGCCGTGTTTTCGAACCGTTCTTTACGACGAAAGGTGAAGGAAAGGGGACCGGCCTCGGGCTCAGCACCGTGTACGCCATCGTCGAGCGGTGGGGCGGCCGTGTCTACGTCGAAAGCATTGAAGGCGCCGGCACCGGTTTCTACATTTATCTGCCTGCCGTCGAGGCGCCCGCCGAACGGATCGAGGCCGCGCGCATCGTGGCCACCCAGACCCAAGGCTCGGAAACCGTACTCGTCGTGGAAGACGAAACGACCGTACGCGAAGTCGTCAGCCGCATCCTGCGCCACTGCGGATACACGGTGCTCGAAGCGGCGAGCGGCGAAGAGGCCTTCACCCTCGCCAAACATTACACCGGCCCGATCGACATGCTTGTATCCGACATGGTCATGCCGGGCATGTCCGGCCGCGAACTCGCCGAGCTCCTCGAAACACATCGCCCGGGCCTGCGCATGCTCTTCATGTCCGGCCATTGCGAAGACGAAGACGCGGAATTCGTGTCCGAATTGGAGTCGCCCCGCTTTATCCAGAAACCGTTTACCGCGACGGAGCTCGCATCGAAAGTCCGCGAACTGCTCGACGTGGTCGAACCGCAGCGGTCTGACATCTAA
- a CDS encoding DUF4349 domain-containing protein produces the protein MSLSRVVNLIVLFAAVASWGCSPAYRGAVQSQEAFEQARLVMESRQPAAAPAKDAGVGSAGDEAGTPGAGGLASLASSQPDVYLIKNATVTVECDDARTATNTLVGTLQSAGAYVSNLNEFVDALGRRTVTMQVRVPADKFDQSISSLESLGKILNKQVSTEDVTEEYVDTDSRVRNLKKTEERLIDHLNRAAQLEDILRVENELTRVREQIERMEGRLRFLTNRVSFSTITVTLQEKAKAEPIVPPQSFSTAKEFSEAIRSLVGFLQVIWSMVIWVLVWSPVFAAIVAAVYLLYRQYRKQIRRLNL, from the coding sequence ATGTCATTGTCCCGAGTAGTTAATCTGATCGTCCTCTTTGCGGCCGTGGCTTCCTGGGGTTGCAGCCCAGCCTATCGGGGAGCAGTGCAGTCGCAAGAAGCCTTTGAGCAAGCCCGGCTAGTGATGGAGAGCCGGCAACCCGCCGCCGCACCTGCAAAGGACGCCGGAGTGGGTTCGGCGGGCGACGAGGCCGGTACGCCGGGCGCGGGCGGTCTGGCCAGTCTTGCATCGAGCCAGCCCGACGTCTACCTCATCAAGAACGCCACGGTGACCGTCGAGTGCGACGACGCGCGTACGGCCACCAATACCTTGGTCGGCACACTGCAATCTGCCGGCGCGTACGTATCGAACCTGAACGAGTTTGTGGATGCGCTGGGCCGGCGCACGGTGACCATGCAGGTGCGCGTGCCCGCGGACAAGTTCGACCAGTCGATATCGAGTCTCGAATCGCTCGGAAAGATTCTCAACAAGCAAGTCTCGACCGAGGACGTGACGGAGGAGTACGTTGACACCGATTCGCGCGTGCGGAACTTGAAGAAGACCGAGGAGCGCCTCATCGATCACCTCAATCGCGCGGCCCAGCTCGAGGACATCCTCCGCGTCGAAAATGAACTGACGCGCGTGCGCGAGCAAATCGAGCGGATGGAAGGGCGTCTTCGCTTCCTGACGAACCGCGTGTCGTTCTCCACGATTACGGTCACGCTCCAGGAAAAGGCAAAGGCCGAGCCGATCGTTCCGCCGCAATCGTTCAGCACCGCGAAGGAGTTTTCCGAGGCGATCCGCTCGCTGGTCGGATTCTTGCAGGTGATCTGGTCAATGGTTATATGGGTGCTCGTATGGTCGCCGGTATTTGCCGCGATCGTGGCAGCCGTGTATCTATTGTATCGCCAATACCGCAAGCAGATTCGGAGACTAAATCTGTAG
- a CDS encoding zinc ABC transporter substrate-binding protein has translation MKHTAAITFLIAVLCLGCRPPSEQRVAYITTINPLRAIVAELVGDRGEVSELLAPGASPHTYEPRPSDAMAAESALAVFYAAEDIDAWAAKLPAKTRIEMFSLVPASDRIEYDADGEHDDHDEDGHHHETGYNGHFWSDPRIVSAIIPNLVEKLIELDPAGADTYRNNASRFSAELNELDSEMKSAFAGLENRPVFMFHPSWSYFMRRYGLTVGGMVEPFPGKEPTPKYIDELVDAARAKGVRAVFTEPQLPRRPAEVIAEACQLSLFELDPNGGGEGRRTYRELITYNADMLKKALQ, from the coding sequence ATGAAGCACACCGCCGCCATAACGTTCCTAATTGCCGTGCTGTGCCTCGGGTGCAGACCGCCGAGCGAACAACGAGTCGCCTATATCACGACAATCAATCCATTGCGCGCGATCGTTGCGGAACTGGTTGGCGATCGCGGCGAGGTGAGCGAACTGCTCGCGCCGGGCGCTTCGCCGCACACCTACGAGCCGCGTCCGTCAGACGCGATGGCAGCAGAGTCGGCCCTCGCGGTGTTCTACGCCGCCGAAGACATCGACGCGTGGGCGGCGAAGCTGCCGGCGAAGACTCGGATTGAGATGTTTTCCCTCGTCCCGGCCTCGGACCGGATTGAATACGACGCGGATGGCGAACACGACGATCACGACGAGGACGGACATCACCACGAAACGGGCTACAATGGCCACTTCTGGTCGGATCCCCGCATCGTGAGCGCCATCATTCCGAATTTGGTCGAAAAGTTGATCGAACTCGACCCCGCGGGCGCGGACACGTACCGGAACAACGCATCGCGTTTCAGCGCGGAACTGAACGAATTGGATTCGGAGATGAAGTCGGCGTTTGCGGGCCTGGAGAACCGGCCCGTGTTCATGTTCCATCCGTCGTGGTCGTATTTCATGCGGCGGTACGGGCTGACTGTCGGCGGAATGGTCGAGCCGTTTCCCGGCAAGGAACCCACACCGAAATACATTGACGAACTCGTGGACGCGGCACGCGCGAAGGGCGTGCGCGCCGTGTTCACGGAGCCGCAGTTGCCGCGCCGGCCCGCGGAAGTGATTGCCGAGGCTTGCCAACTGTCTTTGTTTGAACTCGATCCAAACGGCGGAGGGGAGGGCCGCCGCACCTACCGCGAGTTGATCACCTACAATGCGGACATGCTGAAGAAGGCCCTTCAATGA
- a CDS encoding Rne/Rng family ribonuclease yields the protein MKEFIINVSPLETRIALIEDKRLAELLIERQESRSVVGNIYKGRVDSIVPGIQAAFIDIGFEKNGFLYVSDIAGAEGTGDFDFEEGTIKPRGSSRRGRPPSIESLLKKNQHIMVQVSKDMLGTKGVRLTNYVTLPGRYVVLMPTVKHLGVSRKIGNDKERDRLRKILQSVRPPGTGLILRTAGEDKKKSDFQDDVRYLSIVWNEIKGKMETAKSASLLHADLGPILRIVRDMFTADVEKMTIDDETEYRRIIEFLDMFAPGLKNRVKLYNQSRPIFDKFGIEKEIEKALNRKVYLKSGGYICIDQTEALIAIDVNTGRFTGTKHLEETVFRVNLEAAEEIARQVRLRDLGGIIVIDFIDMAIEKNRRELIKHLQNCLKHDRAKTTISEISELGMIEMTRKRVKHNLIKALSQPCPYCEGGGMVRSVTTMTFDTLRRLHSLFCASKEKRVILQIHPDVARRLRTENKDMLDAIARDFDREVALESVSDFHIHDVKMLSAKTRTEISAK from the coding sequence ATGAAGGAATTCATTATCAACGTCTCGCCGCTCGAGACGCGTATCGCGCTCATCGAGGACAAGCGCCTCGCTGAACTGCTGATCGAACGACAGGAAAGCCGGAGCGTCGTCGGCAACATCTACAAAGGACGCGTCGATTCGATCGTGCCTGGAATCCAGGCGGCGTTCATCGATATCGGGTTCGAGAAAAACGGCTTTCTTTACGTTTCCGATATCGCGGGCGCAGAAGGCACCGGCGACTTCGATTTCGAGGAAGGCACGATCAAACCGCGAGGCTCGTCGCGCCGCGGGCGCCCGCCCTCGATCGAATCGCTGCTGAAGAAGAACCAGCACATCATGGTGCAGGTCAGCAAGGACATGCTCGGGACCAAGGGCGTGCGCCTGACGAACTACGTCACGCTGCCGGGCCGCTACGTCGTGCTGATGCCGACCGTCAAGCACCTCGGCGTCTCGCGAAAAATCGGCAACGACAAAGAGCGCGACCGACTGCGCAAGATTCTGCAAAGCGTGCGCCCGCCGGGAACAGGACTCATTCTGCGCACGGCCGGCGAGGACAAGAAGAAGTCCGATTTTCAGGACGACGTGCGCTATCTCTCGATCGTCTGGAACGAAATCAAGGGGAAAATGGAAACGGCCAAGAGCGCGTCGTTGCTCCACGCGGACCTCGGGCCGATCCTGCGCATCGTACGCGACATGTTCACGGCCGACGTCGAGAAGATGACGATCGACGACGAGACGGAATACAGGCGCATCATCGAGTTCCTCGACATGTTCGCGCCAGGCCTTAAGAACCGCGTCAAGCTGTACAACCAGAGCCGCCCCATTTTCGACAAGTTCGGCATCGAGAAGGAGATCGAAAAGGCGCTCAACCGCAAGGTGTACCTCAAGAGCGGCGGCTACATCTGCATCGACCAGACCGAAGCGCTTATTGCGATCGACGTGAACACCGGCCGCTTCACGGGCACGAAACATCTCGAAGAAACGGTGTTCCGCGTCAACCTTGAAGCGGCGGAGGAAATCGCGCGGCAGGTGCGCCTGCGCGATTTGGGAGGAATCATCGTCATCGATTTTATCGATATGGCGATCGAAAAAAACCGGCGCGAACTCATCAAGCACCTGCAGAATTGCCTCAAACACGACCGCGCGAAAACGACCATATCCGAGATCAGCGAGTTGGGTATGATCGAGATGACCCGCAAGCGCGTGAAACACAACTTGATCAAAGCGCTGTCCCAGCCGTGCCCGTACTGCGAGGGCGGCGGCATGGTCCGATCCGTCACGACGATGACGTTCGACACGCTGCGCCGCTTGCACAGCCTGTTCTGCGCGTCGAAAGAGAAGCGTGTGATTCTCCAGATTCACCCGGACGTGGCGCGGCGGCTCCGCACGGAGAACAAGGACATGTTGGACGCGATCGCGCGGGACTTCGACCGCGAAGTGGCCCTCGAATCCGTATCGGACTTCCACATCCACGACGTGAAGATGCTGAGCGCAAAGACGCGTACGGAAATCAGCGCCAAGTGA
- a CDS encoding MaoC family dehydratase N-terminal domain-containing protein, with amino-acid sequence MEVTSSYAGSSSRPLEREVTWRHAMNFAASVQDHNPWYFDDEREDGIVAPPMLAVALTWPFGESASTYWDEKKFPLDLLVRQVHYTEQIVFDRPLRPGDKLTITADLPMILPHRAGTYMIIRCTARDQKGDRVFIEYAGTLLRGVKCTDKGTTVEAPPETPRFRGDNGPLWENVTHLGPMAAHIYDGCADIHNPIHTSQRFAKWVGLPGIIVHGSCTLSVALRDIVNREANGDPRRVKRLGCRFTGMVLPDTDITVRALGRTSGEDTDWAHFEVLNGDKRRAISDGFVEFARG; translated from the coding sequence ATGGAAGTAACATCGAGTTATGCGGGGTCGTCGTCGAGACCGCTGGAACGGGAAGTCACGTGGCGGCACGCGATGAATTTTGCCGCGTCGGTACAGGACCACAACCCGTGGTACTTCGACGACGAACGAGAGGATGGCATTGTCGCCCCGCCGATGTTGGCCGTGGCGCTCACGTGGCCGTTCGGCGAGAGCGCGAGCACGTACTGGGACGAGAAGAAGTTCCCGCTGGACCTGCTGGTGCGACAGGTCCACTACACGGAGCAAATCGTGTTCGACCGCCCGTTGCGTCCGGGCGACAAGCTGACCATCACCGCGGACCTGCCGATGATCCTGCCGCATCGGGCCGGCACCTACATGATTATTCGGTGCACCGCAAGGGACCAGAAAGGCGATCGCGTGTTCATCGAGTACGCGGGTACCTTGTTGCGCGGTGTGAAATGTACGGACAAAGGCACGACCGTCGAGGCGCCGCCGGAGACGCCGCGCTTCCGCGGGGATAACGGCCCGCTGTGGGAGAACGTGACACACCTGGGGCCGATGGCCGCGCATATTTATGACGGTTGCGCGGACATCCACAACCCCATCCACACCTCGCAGCGGTTTGCAAAGTGGGTCGGTCTTCCCGGCATTATTGTGCACGGTTCGTGTACGCTTTCGGTTGCGTTACGCGATATAGTCAACCGCGAGGCGAACGGCGATCCGCGCCGCGTGAAGCGGCTGGGGTGCAGGTTTACCGGCATGGTGTTGCCGGACACGGATATCACGGTTCGCGCGTTGGGACGCACTTCGGGCGAAGACACGGATTGGGCGCACTTTGAAGTGCTCAATGGCGACAAGCGCCGGGCAATCAGCGATGGGTTCGTGGAGTTTGCGCGCGGGTAG
- a CDS encoding metal ABC transporter ATP-binding protein: protein MSAPAIEATRVSVRFGEVDALRGVSFAAPEGAFVALIGPNGAGKTTLLNVVLGLQRAHSGSVSIFGKPPDTLPAELLGYVPQVKTLDRSFPGRALELVVTGIRRSWPWRIASADRDAALAAMERTGVARIADRPIAKLSGGELQRVYLARALVRGPKLLVLDEPGAGMDIAGEAEMYHILERDRRDRGATVLMITHDWEGARTHASHVLLMDRGLAAFGAPSEVAREERLLQVFGYAGHKAASHGRSSDA from the coding sequence ATGAGCGCGCCGGCAATCGAGGCCACGCGCGTCAGCGTGCGGTTTGGCGAAGTGGACGCGTTGCGCGGCGTGAGTTTTGCGGCGCCGGAGGGCGCGTTTGTCGCGCTGATAGGACCGAACGGCGCCGGCAAGACGACGCTGCTGAACGTCGTGCTTGGACTCCAACGCGCGCACAGCGGAAGCGTTTCCATCTTCGGCAAGCCGCCGGACACATTACCCGCCGAATTGCTCGGCTACGTTCCACAAGTGAAGACGCTCGACCGTTCGTTTCCCGGGCGCGCGCTCGAGTTGGTCGTCACGGGCATTCGCCGTTCGTGGCCGTGGCGCATCGCCTCGGCGGATCGCGATGCGGCGCTCGCGGCGATGGAGCGCACCGGCGTCGCGCGCATTGCGGACCGCCCCATCGCGAAGCTTTCCGGCGGCGAATTGCAGCGCGTGTATCTCGCGCGCGCGTTGGTTCGCGGTCCGAAATTGCTCGTGCTCGACGAACCGGGCGCGGGAATGGACATTGCGGGCGAAGCCGAGATGTACCACATTCTCGAACGCGACCGGCGCGACCGCGGCGCGACTGTGCTTATGATCACGCACGACTGGGAAGGCGCGCGCACGCACGCCTCGCACGTGCTCCTGATGGATCGCGGACTGGCCGCGTTCGGCGCGCCCTCAGAAGTCGCGCGCGAGGAGCGGCTGCTGCAGGTGTTCGGCTACGCGGGACACAAGGCCGCAAGCCACGGGCGTTCGTCCGATGCTTGA